GAACTGGCATGTCAAGTCAAAACTTATTCCAAAATGCATTGTCAGTGAGCTGGGAAAAACTATGCACCACCACAAGCCATGGCTACAAACTGATATAGATGACGAAGCCCTTCAGTCTGTGATCTGAACAGAGCCCTTTGGCTCGCTGTGACAGGCTGTAATGCCCATATACTTAATGGAACTGCCAGAGATTCACAGgagttaaacaaaaaaaagatgataacAGACTCTTCTTCAAAACCTTAATACCTCCTCATGCTGCCAACTAGTTAGAAAGAGCGAGATAGGTTCACTTTGTAAGGGTATTGCCAATGCTGTCCTTTTTTCCATCAGTAGTCACTgtgtaaaagaagaaaatgccAAGACAGTGAGGGGACACAGATGAGGGGAAACAAGTGTCCAACACAAGGACAGAAGATTTAAACCTCCAACATAAACCAGGAGGCTTTTACACAGGGTGATAATTGAAATCTAAACAGTGTCGGATGAGCAGTAAAGATAGGTGGTGATCGGGGTCTAGAGCGCTTTTGTATGCCCACTATGAACTGCTTTAAAATTCTCCATACACCTCTGGATGGGCTAAAGTAgcacagaaattaaaaataaaaatcaaacctGATAAATCAACCCAAACCGCCCCCTTCCCGACAGATGATTCGCAAAAAACATGCTCTCAATATATCCGATGAATAGAACAACACTCGTATACaaatctgacagaaaaaaaaaaaaaaaaaggaaaagtaggTCATCTGATCCATTGCtccaaatgcacacagacataaacGTACATACACAGGCTGTTATGTGGGTGGCAACTCTGTAAACATCTACTCTCCCTTTCAGTCCTGGGCTCCTGGGATGAAATGTCTCAGCTAAACTGCTGAAGAGGGAAATAAACCCAAAACATGAACAAGGTCCTGTAGTGTCGTACGTACAGACTAGCTCATTCAAAACATCTGACAACTATGAATGTTTGTTGGAGACTTTTGTTTCTTCTGGAgacaatttcacacattttgccACAAGGCAGTGTCTTGCAGTGCTTTCTACTCTGAATACTGAGGGCAGgataaaagcacacagatgTCCAACTGCATAATTTGAGGCGCTTCGAAGACAAAAAGTTTACTTAAAATTGCATTTACAACCTGTGATGTAGGTTGTCTTTCAAATTGActtggaaaaatggaaaaaaatcaaagctgATTTAGAGTTTATTCTCCCTCAACTATGAACCAAACTGTCTCCTGCCCTTTCCATCACATTAAGCGCTAAATTGAACCCTggaaatcttaaaaaaaaaaaaaaaaaaagaaagtgtgcgATTTGTTCCTTCCTGTTGTCCTTATAAGGCTGGAGCAAAACCAACACCTCAAAGGCTCTGATTTTCCTGTGCGGGGCctctgaaagaaaagaaataaaagtctaACAGAACAGATCCACGccactgtcaaaataacaagaaacacacagacgcatacatacattcacacacacactgcagcaatTTCCAAAGAAGTGCATCTGGCCTTTgttcattttacttttaagagaaaacaaaagcgGCTGAAGCAAACTTTCTTTGCCATAATTAGTGTGGACTGGACCGTCCGGGTGCATCTATGACGTGCTCCAGGCTGGCGATCTTAAAACGTTAGCGAGGTTGGTTGTGCATCGAGTTAGGGCACCTGGGAAGTGCATTGTGGACTCAGCCGCTTTTTGAGCAGCATGAGGTCATACAGGTGTATAGTAGACAATCTAAATAAACTGAaagcaaaagaataaaatataatctgCTAAGAATACTTgtctattttcctttttatcgAGAGATaaacacacgcgcacgcacacacactcaaacaggaATCCAGCATATGTAACACTTTGCCTCCGGTCTGGTGAAAAGCGCAGACCAGAACTGAGCCGAGGCTGCAGTGCGACACCTGTTAGCGGGCCGATCGCTGCAGTTGTGGCCGAGAGCGCTGATGGATTGAGTGGCACTTGCAAGGAGGAGAAAcaaattcattttctaaaaaggAGTAAACTTAAGACGGCTAGGTCATATTTGATCACACCATCATTGGCAAGGAGTCTctttaaaagacacatttttttttcctttttgggaATTTATCAGCAGTTGGCAGTGCATTTGGGAGAAACAAGTTCAGACCCTACTGTCAGGGTTTGATGATGGGAGATTTAGTGAAGGACACTGAAGCGAAACGGTGGCAGATTAGGGCCAATTGGGCAAAAGTTTGAGGTGCTAATGGAGTGATTTGTTTCTGCTCTACACCAACGTGCTTACACCAAACACAGGAAGGGTTTCAGAGGGATATCCTCAGACTGGGTTAATCAACACACACTCGCCACGCTTTGTCCCGCactcacattaaaataaatgcatgcaTATCTTTACAGGCTTCAGTCCTGGAGGCTGAGGCAGGTGTTGGAGACAGCAGCGGGGAGCAGCTGTGCCCACTGGACAGGATGGGAAACAAGAACATACGACACTATCCCCAAACAAGCATGCGCTCGCACAGTCACTCAAACATGTTCACTTGCTCACAGTGAAACCAACCACgccacatacacatgcacacaaaaacaggcCAAACACTCGTctttccaaaacaaaacaaaaaaaacatgaggcGGTACAAACACACGTCATACTATAGCTTGTCCGTCAACCATCCAACTTACAaggttaaaaaagaaacacaaaaataaactcCACAAATATTTTCTCCCCAGTCTGTTTTTACCACCCTGCTTCCTTGTTTCACGCGTTGTTTTCTTTAAGTCCGTTTTtgtcctgtgttctgcaggAGGATTTGGTTTGGTGCCATGACCTCTGGGGTTCGGACACTCGTCCTCACTTGAGCTGCCTCGCACCTCATGTCCCGGTCAATGCGGCATCCAAGCTTGAAGGTCAAAAGGTTACCCATTTTCCCCCAGTGAGGGTCAGCCCCTTACTCGCCCTCGTCACAGAAAGAATCAGGGGCCCCTTCATGAAAACATCAGGTGGGATGTCAGTTCGTTTCTGCCTAAACAACAGTTGTTCAAAGGTCAAGGACAAAAATTCggtgtgtctgcatgtctaTGCATACCTATGTGCATACTCCTTATGTTTgtacacaggtgtgtgtttgtgtatgtgtgtgtgtctgtatgtaatAGTGAAATGACCAGGGCAGAGCTGAGGCTGTCAAGCTGATAGTGTACGAGGTGAACAGCACCCGCTGTCCCGTCCTCCCCCAtcccctcttctttttctctagCGGAGCCACAGTTTGAGCCGCAGCGCGTCCACTCCGTTCAGGTAGTATCTGAACAGCCGCTTGTCTCTGACAAAACCCAAGTTCTCGTACAGCTTCAGGGCTGATTTGTTGGTGATTTCAGTCTCCAGTACAACCTGGGGGACACACAGAGGGCCATGTCAGTATGCTGTTGTATACATAAGACGACTGACTGACTCCTGGTACAAAGATAAACTTGGTTGTGGTTGTTGTGGACTGTGTGTGGACCCTTACAGAAGTTTTGCACGTTTGGATTTTTGAAAATTAACTTATTTGCTGTTATGGGATCAGTATCAATTTGAACACTGCTGATTCAGTGCAGTGATCTCTTAAAGAGTtctgtaaacaaaacaaactcagCCCCACGACTCTAAACCTCTGCTCAGCTGTATTTCCACTGCATGCTACGGCTCGATTCCACTCACTTCTGATATCAGGTACTTGATTGGTACTCGATTTAAAATCTGTGTCAAGtgaatgaaaactaaaaatagCATTGCTTCGCAATAAAAATTGCAGATTTGGTCAGGGTGTTGCAAAAGTGATAATTCTCTTTGACCAGTCAGtagtctgcagtgttttcactccACCTTTTAGTATCAGCTCAACCCGCTTGGTGGCTTGACACCAAAAAGTACCAGGTACTATCCACAACCTATGCCAATGGAAGGCCAAAAGAAGAAGCCAAAAAGTCAGAGAGTCAAACCAAGCTGAGCTGTACCATGCAGTGGAAGAGAGGCAATAGTAACGTGGTCTGTCTTGTTCACTAGAAAGCCAGTCACAGAGACTTCTGAGATAATTGCAAAATCGGCAAAGCCAGCAAATTAGATTTTAGACACATGATGTTGTAGAGGATGTGTGTCGATTGTGGGGTCAGCTGATCAAGAATAGCCTCTGTGAGTAAGCTAGCTGCCAATTACCCCACAATGTCTCATGTTCTAAATCTGTTTGAttcatacacaaaaacaaagtgtaaacaGGACGGTTTTAAAGAGGGTGAAATACACCTTTGTCTGAGCTAAGCTAGCTGCTTCCAACTGTTTCCAGTCGGATAGTCGTTACGCTACAGTAGGCTGACCATGTTGTGGAGACATTTTGAGTTGTACTAGAAAAAGCACAGATCAGAGCACAGTAACATCAACAATGGCTCCCAGTAAGCCATGATGGTGTGACAGTAAGGCAGCAAGAAAAATACCAGAATCAAACTGACGTAGCTAAATTCagtcatcattaatgttattaactATACCTGCGCTTGTCATATCTAAGAGGGGACCTATTTTTCAGACAGACTGTACACTTTGCTAACAACCATTTTCAAAGGAGTACATAAGTTATTACAATACTCTCCCCCCTTACCAGCATCTATTAGTCTCCATTAATTGTACAACAATTTTCCAAACATGCTTCAGATCGGTGATCAGTGACCTTCAGTAACATATTTTCTGTCAGACATGTTATTATGGAGTAATGCATTTGCAAGAAAGGTTCAGTGGTCTTCCTTGTTTGTGCGTTCAAAGAAGGtctgatatttaaaatgtaaaatttgctTTCCACAGGaattatatttacaagcaaagCAGTTGAGAGATTAAACCATGAAGACAAACTGATTTTGGTAGTCCAGCATTTTTTTCCCTACAAGCGTTTGCGAGAAGCCAAAAAGCCACAAACCAATGCGGCCTGGGAGATTCACTCTTTAAAAACTTATAAAAATAGTTGGCAGTGACTTGAAGTGATCTATTTCAGGCAGAGTTAAGACAACctgctttgccttttttttttagcttccaGGGCCCATGTTATAATGTTTTGTTGGgatccacacaaaaaaaatgccTGCTGGAAACCAAAGCTGAAAAATGCAGCTTGcgacacagtgacagtgtttgcAGTTGCTTGATagctgaaaatatacatttctttaaaagcaAGTATTTGGTAGCTTTGTGTGTGCAAAAATCATCCCAACAGAAAAAAGATAATATTAACACTGAAGTGAACCACAGTGTCAGTGCTTTGGTCTCCGTCAACAAAGAGATATGGCTAATACTGAATCTCATTTCAACCTCAAACATCAGGCCGTTTTCcacatttcaaatcaaaatctactgtgtgcatgtgtgtgtgaggaccaGGTGGGTGAGGATGCAGCTactcagagagaagaaaagcgAGTGAAATAGTTTGTAGTAGAGACGATGCTGAAAGGCTCGGAGTAGCTGACAATCAAGGTTAACAGCAAGCTTAGAGAAGTGAAGGACGGGAAAAGGAAAGTGGGCCTTGGCGTGCTAGcagctattttttttccttttggttCATGCTCACCCTGCGGCTTTGGTGTTGTAACACAAATGGTTCATTTGGTAATTTATCACTTTCTGATGTGCTGTCATTTTATGAGTTAGATACATTTTCCAGGGATTTTTGgtctcttcttctttgtctgtaCATTTGAGTAAATACGCTGACATACGGCTAGTCAATGAGTGCCTGTGTCAGGAATAAAGCCTGTGTATGTTAGCACGAGTCCACAAGTGTGTTTCCAGCTTTTCacaaaaaacttttaaatgttcTCTGTATGTATTAAAATATTGTTCGAAAAGCAAATCATGTAAATTGATTAAGACATCATCCTGTGGGGACGGGTCTGTGAATCTTACCTCGTCACAGTCACCCTCCACCATGGCATAGATGGCCTTCTTCACCAGATTAGTACCTGAAACAGAAGAGTCTGAGTCGGTCACAACACGCCaataaacaacacacaaacttttaagaaaataacattcggtttttctttcttctggcCTGACGTACAAGCAAGGCGAAAGGTGAACAGTGGTTAAAGCGTAGTATTACCCATCAACTCAGAGTGTATAACTTATCTAAATGGTGCATTTGCATGAAGAGATTTGGTTGTCAAAGAGAGCACCAAAGATACTAGGGAGAGCTCCACATTGTGACAGGACTGTACGTGACACGCAGAGTCCAGATCTCACCGATGCTTTTCCTTCTGTGTTTCGAGTCCACGGCCAGCATGGCGATGTAGCCACGACGGAACATCTTCTTGTGCATGTCAAGCTTACATACGATGGCTCCCACACACTCCTGCTCCACCATGGCctgttacagacacacacacagacacgcacacggTTAGGTCCTCTGAATGTCTACTGGGGTGGCTGCTGAAAGCCTAGCAACAGTCTCTGTAGAGTTGCTGTCGTCCGGCCAGTTCTGCTGGCTCCCtgagctgacctctgacctttattTCATGGCACTTCCTCTTATGTCACATGCAGCGTTCCACGCGGACTGGAACTGGGAAGTTTACGACCTTGAGGCTCAGAAGATAAACGATTAAAGGACgtttttcaaaatagaaaagCCTGACTGGAGACTGTGGGTGTGAGAGGAAACAACTACTTAAAGCACTGTACCAACACTGGAAAGAACAGGTTTTAAACCTTTGCTTGCTCCTAAATGCCTGTAGACATACTACTGGACGAGAGACTCTTCCATCGGTGATAAACTAAAATGGATACTGTCACATCAATTCAACTGTTCTTGATTGGACAGCTGTTAATTCAGACTCACAAAACTGATGAGGACAGAGGCCTTGTCATGGAGAAACGGGTGTTGTAGCTGTCAACATATACAATCCAAACTGCACAGCAGTGTGCCATCAGTAagacattaatgtgtgtgtttgcctttgaGACACGCTGACAGCTGAAAGCTATGAGCATGCAGTCACACCCAGACCCACCAATGTCATGCAACTTAACCAGAGTCCACGGGCTGCAGGGAAGTTCACAGTTTATTTTGCCTTTAAGTTAAAAGGTGAATGCACTCATTTTCTTCACATCGACTCGGTGTCAGTGTCACACTCACCAGAAAGCAGAGCTGCGGCCAGTTGTGGATGAAGTACCTGTACGTGTAAATTGAATAAGGCTCAGACAAGTCCTTGGTGATCAGTCTCATGATCCACGGCATCTGCAGCTCAGACTCGTAGCGGACATAGCGGATGCCGTGGCTGTCCTCTTCCGCTCGTCCGGGAGAGCCGCTCAGGTCGAGCCGGGCCAGCTCCGCGGCTGGCGGCTGCGGGTCAGCGGGGCTCTCCCCTCCGCCGGGCCCGGCACCGTCCGGCGGCTCGTCGCTCGGCGGACTCGGGGGCTCCGTGTGGTCAAACTCCTCTTTCCCTTCGTCCTCGGGGTGGCTGTGGGCCGCTGCCGTTCTCGTGAAACCCGGCATCCCGTTCATGCTATTGTTAACCAGGGGAGAGTGACTGCCGTTTTTGGAGAAGGGGCTGTGGCCTTCGTGTTGGCAATGCTCACTATTGTTTCTAGCGACCGGAGCCTCCTCATTGCTGCCGCTGCTGTCACAGTTGTCCACGGACGGTCTCGGATTGTCAGGCCGGTTTCCTGTGTGTTGGTGGGTGTCGGGGTCCTCTGAGGGGCTGGCCAAGCcgtttagctgctgctgctctcggGCTTGCATTTTGAGGTGCAGCGC
Above is a genomic segment from Pempheris klunzingeri isolate RE-2024b chromosome 18, fPemKlu1.hap1, whole genome shotgun sequence containing:
- the naa30 gene encoding N-alpha-acetyltransferase 30, with product MATVPPGPSSALPASPAEIPPFPGAGSAEPAGEDGEPACHGEDCVSADTGKKSQPISEVKTSVKKKQKNMLARASPAALHLKMQAREQQQLNGLASPSEDPDTHQHTGNRPDNPRPSVDNCDSSGSNEEAPVARNNSEHCQHEGHSPFSKNGSHSPLVNNSMNGMPGFTRTAAAHSHPEDEGKEEFDHTEPPSPPSDEPPDGAGPGGGESPADPQPPAAELARLDLSGSPGRAEEDSHGIRYVRYESELQMPWIMRLITKDLSEPYSIYTYRYFIHNWPQLCFLAMVEQECVGAIVCKLDMHKKMFRRGYIAMLAVDSKHRRKSIGTNLVKKAIYAMVEGDCDEVVLETEITNKSALKLYENLGFVRDKRLFRYYLNGVDALRLKLWLR